Within the Pseudomonas fulva genome, the region CGGCGTGTTGCTGAAGAAGTTGGGCGCCTGGGCGACCTTCTCGGCGAGTTGCAGGTCGAGGCGGGAGAGGTCGTTGTGCGCCAGTTCCATCACGGTGATGGCCAGCATGCTGCCCTTGAGCTGGAACACGGGGTCTTGGTCGAGGAGATCAGCTTGGCTCATGGTCTGCCTGATGGCCCTTGGAAAATTAGCGGGACTTATAACGAGAACGGCGGCGGGGCTCAAGGATAAATGTCGCCCCGGTTCCCGTCGCCTGGCTTGCAGTGACAAGCTGACGGGGCATTGGTGCCGCGACTGCCCTCACGGCTGCCACCGGTTGTGCGCCGCCAGGCGTGCGCGCTATGTTGCCGCCCCTTGTCAGCCAATGATCGAGTACCTTCCGGCCCCATGATCGATAGCGCTTGCGTACAGATAAGCCAGGCCACGCGCGAGGATGTCGACGAGGCGATCGGCTTCGTGATGGCCGCCCGCGCCGAGACCTTCCCGATGCTCGACAGCTCCGTCCTGCCGGATGACCTGAGGCGTTTTGTCGAGACCTACGTGCAGGGCGAGGCGGGCGCCTTCTGGCTGGCGCGCTGCGCCGGCGAGATCGTCGCGGCCGTCGGTTACCTGCCCTACGACCACCGCTTCGCCCAGCTGGACTACCAGGGTGTGCGCACCGTGGAGATCGTGCGCCTGTTCGTGGCGCCGGCCTCGAGGCGCTCCGGCGTGGCGGCGAGGCTTTGCAACGTGCTGCGCGTACATGCCCTCGGCGAGGGGGTCGAGGTGCTTTACCTGCACACCCATCCCTTCCTGCCGGGCGCCATTCGTTTCTGGGAAAAGCAGGGCTTCACGGTCACCGATGTGGAAAACGACCCGGTGTGGCAGACGACGCATATGCAATGCCGGCTGGCGGACTTGCGCTAGGGTCTATTGCCGGTCGAGTGTGGGAGTAGGTGGAGATGGATAAGTTGCTGGCCTTGCAGGCCTTCGTGGAAACCGTGCGTTGCGGCGGGTTTTCCGCGGCCGGGCGCTCGCTGGGCGTGGCGACCTCGTCGGTGACCCGGCTGGTCAGCAGCCTGGAAGCCGAGCTGCAGAGCGTGCTGCTCAACCGCAGCACCCGCCAGGTCGGCGTGACCCAGGCCGGGCAGGCCTACTTCGAGCGCGCCGTGGCGATTCTCGAGGCGTTGGCGGAAGCCGATGCCGCCGTGTGTGACGGCGGCGTACAGGCCCGCGGCCGGCTCAGCGTCAGCGCCCCGGTGGAGTTCGGGCGGCGGATCATCGCGCCTCGGCTGGGGCGTCTGCTCGAGCGGCACCCGCAACTCGAGCTGAACCTGCGCCTGAGCGATGAGGTGGTCGACCTGCTCGGCGAGCGCGTCGATGTCGCCGTGCGCCTTGGCAGCACGCTGATCAGCGACGACGTGGTCAGCCTCGGAGTCGGCCAATTCCAGCGTTGGCTGGTGGCCAGCCCGGATTACCTGGCGCGCAGCGAGCCGCTCGATGCTCCCCAGGGGTTGCTGACGCACCAGTGCCTGCGCTTCGATTACGGCACGGTGAGCCAACCCTGGCAGTTCAGCGCTGCCGGCGAGGTGCAGCAGCTGGCGGTGCGCGGGCGCCTGCACAGCAACAATGCCGACGTGCTGCGCGAAGCGGCGCTGGCCGGGCAGGGCGTGGCGCTGCTGGCCGACTGGCTGGTGCGTGACGATGTGGCCAATGGCCGACTGCAGCGCCTGCTCGATCGGTACACCATCAGCCCAGGCTCGGCGAGCGGCGCCATCAGCGTGCTGTACCTGCCCAATCGCCGCGGCTCGCGGCGGGTTGCCGCGTTCGTCGAGTTCTTGCGTGAGCTGCTTGCGGGCTGAGCGCGGGCAGCGTTCGATCTGGCGCAACGCTGCGTTGCGCGGCAGGTGGATTCTCCGCTGGCACCAGGGCTCGTAACCTTGCTTCACCCAGGCAGCCAGCCTCGTGCTGGTCACGCCATGGCATCAGCGGGCATTCCACCCGTTTCCCGTTCCGACGAGCCGCCGTGCAGGCCGGCTCATCGCGAGGTAATCATGAGCACATCCACGTCCACCCCGTCGCACAGCCTTTCACCGGCACTGGTGCTGCTGTTCGCCTTCTGCTGCGGCGCCATCGTCGCCAACCTCTACTACGCCCAGCCGATCATCGAGCTGATCGCGCCCGCCGTCGGGCTGTCGATGCAGCAGGCCAGCCTGATCGTGTCGCTGACCCAGATCGGTTATGCCGTCGGCCTGCTGTTTCTGGTGCCCCTGGCCGACCTGCTGGAGAGCCGGCGGCTGATGTTGCTGACCACCCTGGCGGCGATGGTCTGCCTGCTGGCGGCGGGGTTTTCGACTTCGCCGGGGCTGTTTCTTGGCCTCTCGCTGCTGATCGGCCTGAGCTCGGTATCGGTGCAGATGCTGATCCCGCTCGCCGCGCACCTGGCGCCGGAAGCGACCCGCGGCCGGGTGGTGGGCAACATCATGGCCGGTCTGCTGCTGGGCATCCTGCTGGCGCGGCCGGTGGCCAGCCTGGTCGCCGAATACTTCGGCTGGCGTGCGGTGTACGTGATGGCGGCGGCGCTGATGCTCGGTATCGTGGTGGTGATCGCCACCACCATTCCCCGCCATGCGCCGGACAACCGCGGTCACTACGGGCACCTGTTGCTGTCGCTGTTCGGCCTGCTGCGCCGCTACTCGACGCTGCGCCAGCGGGCGTTGTACCAGGGGCTGATGTTCGCCTCGTTCAGCCTGTTCTGGACGGTGGCGCCGATGGAGCTGGTGCGCCACTACGGCTTCAGCCAGACCCATGTGGCGCTGTTCGCCCTGGTCGGTGCCATCGGCGCCATCGCTGCGCCGATTGCCGGGCGCCTGGCCGATGCCGGTCATACCCGGCGTGCCACCCTGATCGCACTGGTGCTGGCGCCGCTGGCTTTCGCGCTGACCCTGGCCAGCCCGTTGGCAGGCGTGATCGGGCTGGTGCTGTGCGCCGTGCTGCTGGATTTCGCCGTGCAATTGAACATGGTGCTCGGCCAGCGCGACGTCTACGGGCTGGAGCAGAACAGCCGGGCGCGTCTCAATGCGTTGTACATGACCAGCATCTTTATCGGCGGTGCCAGCGGCTCGGCCATCGCCAGCCCGATCTACGAGCGCTTCGGCTGGCAGGGCGCGGCCCTGGCGGGGGCCGCGTTCCCGGCGTTGGCCCTGCTGCTCGCCCTGTGGCAGGGGCGGCACGCGGCCGAAGAGCAGCGGCTGGCCGTCGGCAAATAGGCGAGCGCAGGCGGCGCGCCGTTCTCGACGGGTGCGCCGCCAATCTGCCGGCCGCTGAGGAACCCGACCGATCTGCTGCGGTCTTTCAGCAGTCGGCCAAACCGGTGGAAGGCATGGCGTTGCGCCACTTCCGCGCCCGTGCACACCGGTTACAACAATTCGCCTGGCCGACGTTCGCGCGCTGCGTCGCATTGTGTTCCACCGCCAAGTGAAGTTGGTTTTTATGTCCCTAGCCCGCCCTTTTTCTGCTTCCTTTTCCCTGCCGCCGCTTCGCGTGCTGGGCACTTGCGTTCTATCCGGCCTGCTGCTGATCGCCGCGCCGGCCCACGCCCAACAGGCCAGTGACAACGTGCGCTGGGTCAGTGACAGCCTCAACACCTACGTGCGCAGCGGCCCCACCGACGGCTACCGCATCGTCGGCACCCTGAGCTCCGGCACCCGCGTGCAGCTGCTGCGCACCCAGGGCGACTACAGCCAGGTACGTGGCGAGAGCGGCGACGCGGTGTGGATCCCCAATCGCGACCTGCAGGAGGTGCCCGGCCAGGCCGAGCGGCTGCCAGCCCTGGAGCAGAAGGTCACCGAGCTGAGCACCGAGCTCAAGGGCATCAACGAAACCTGGGAAACCCGCGTGCAGGGCATGCAGGAAACCCTCGACTCGCGCAAGAAACTGATCGACGAACTCGAAGCCAGCCGCAGCGCCCTGGACATCGAACTCAACCAGGCTCGCTCGGAGCTGCGCGAGGCCCAGGCCCAGCTGGGCGACGAGCAGAAGCAGGTGCTGATGCGCTACATGGTCTACGGTGGCAGCATCGCCGGCGCCGGCCTGCTGCTCGGGCTGATCCTGCCGACCATGCTGCGGGTGCGCCGCAAGCGCAACGATCAGTGGATCTGAGGCTTTCGGTGACGTTCGTGTGGTTTAGATGCGGTCGCTAGAAAACAAAAGCCGCCTTTCGTAGGGTGGACCGGGTCGCGTAGACGACGCTTCACCTACGCGGCCCGACCCGTCCACCACCACGGGATCGCAATGGTGGATGAAAAAAGCGTCATCCACCCTACGGGAACGACCGGCCGGTATCGCCACGTTGCCGCCACCCCTGGCTGGTGTATTCAAACCTGCTCCATCACGCATTCGCGGAACAGTTTCTGGGCCGGTGACTGCCGTGAGCCGTAGCGGGAAATCAGCACCAGGTCGCGATAGAACACCTTGTCGCCAAGGTCGATGATTTGCACCCTGGGCTGGTTTTCGACCCATAGGCCGGCCTCTGGAATCAGCGCGATGCCCAGGCCGCTTTCGACCATCTTGACGATGGCATCCAGCTCGTCCAGTTCCAGCACCTGGCGGGGCTGGATATGTTGCTTGCGCATGAACTGGGTGACCAGGCGGCCGCCGAACGAGCTGCGGTCGTAGCGTATGAACGGATGCTCGGTCAGCATTTTCAAGGGCTCTTGCGCGTCCATGTCGGTAGGCGCCACCAGCACGAAGGGTTCGCTGCGCACCAGCTCGAGTTCCAGTTCCTTGGGTAGCTGGAAGGGCGGGCGGATGATGATCGCCAGGTCGATTTCGCCACTGTCCACCTGGTTGAGCAGGTCCAGCGAGACGCCGGGCACCAGCTTGGTCTCGATGCCCGGTGCCTGTTCGCGCAGCTTCAGCAGCATCGCCGGCATCAGGCACGACTGTACGGTGCCGATGGCGCCGATGCGCAGTTCACCACGGTAATCCTCGAGACGCTCGGGGGTGCTCATCAAGCTGAATTGCTCGAGAATCTTTTCCGCCAGCGGTACCGCCCGGGCCCCGGCCTGGTTGAGGGTGGCGGTGCGACCGGTACGGTCGAACAGCGACTGGCCGACGGCGTCCTCGAGGTTTCGGATCTGCGCACTGACCGCCGACTGGGTCAGGCCGATCTGCTTGCCGGCAGCGGCGAAGGTGCCGCAGCGGACCACGGTCAGAAAGGTTTTCAGTTCACGAAGCATGGGGGGATTTCGGTATCTATTGATCGAAATTATTTGAGCTCGAATCAAAAGATATGCGCTTTTCTGCACTGGCGACAAGCTGCACCATGGTTAGGGTCTGCTCTTGCTTCAACGCAAGCCGCGTTGCTGCGGGAAATCTCGCCAGGCTAGGCGGAGGGCGCAGGGAATGGCATTCCCTTTCCAAGCCCTCCAACGACGCATGGCGAGATTTCTCGCGCAACCCGAAGGGCCGTGCCTGTTTTGCCGCGATGCTGCGTTTCTCGCCGGCTCATTTGGCCGACCAAATTTCGCGGCTCGTGCCTTGCCTCGCGGCAAAATAGGCTACGGCGCGGCTGCGTTGAAGCAAGAGCAGACCCTATAAAAACACCGCACAGGATGACCTACCGTGAGCCTTTCTCCTTTCCACCTCGCTATTCCCGTTTACGATCTGGCCGCTGCGCGCGCGTTCTATGGTGAGGTGTTCGGCCTGCCTGAAGGCCGTTCCTCCGATCACTGGGTCGATTTCGATTTCTACGGCCACCAACTGGTGATCCACGAGCACCCGAAAACCGCTTCTCAGGAATCCGCTCACACCAACGCCGTCGACGGCCACAACGTGCCGGTGCCGCACTTCGGCATCATCCTGCACTGGGAGGAGTGGGAAGCCCTGGCCGACCGCCTGCGCGCCCGTGACACCCAGTTCGTGATCGAGCCCTACGTGCGCTTCCAGGGCCAGGTCGGCGAGCAGGCCACCATGTTCCTCTTCGACCCGTGCGGCAACGCCCTGGAGTTCAAGGCGTTCAAGGACATGAGTCAGTTGTTCGCCAAGTAATGCGCTAACGCAGACCGCCAACACAGAGTGGCGGCTCGACAAAAAATGCTTTGCGGCATATCCCTTCCGTGGGCCTGGTTTGATGAGAATAACAATCGATAATGATCGATTTTATTTGTCAGTCCGCTGGCCCGTGGCAGGGAGGTGTATCCGTCGAGCGCTTCATTTCCTCTGCCAAAGACGATGAAGACGCCATGGGCCAGCCAGCAACCGTTGATTCCTCCGTTATCCATCAGGCACTGCATGCCTGGCAGATCGTCCCTAGCGGCGATGCCTGCCTGATCATCCAGTTCGCCGCACAATTCAGCCTCGCGGCCAACCGCCATGCGGCCGCCGTTGCCCGGCAGATCGAGGCGCAGCGCCGCCGCGGCTCGCTGGTGGGCATCACCGACGTCGTGCCGGGCATGGTGTCCATCGGCCTGCATTACCGCGCCGAGCGCGTGCACTGCCAGGCGGCGGAACTGCCGTATCGCAGCCTGACTCGCCAGCTGGAAGCATTGCTCGGCAGCCTGGAGATCGGGGCGGGGCAGAGCACCTCGCGGGAGATCACCATACCGGTGTGCTATGGCGGCGAGCATGGCCCCGATCTCGATGAGGTGGCCTGCGCCTGCGGCCTGACGCCCCATGAAGTGATCGAGCTGCACACCCGCACAACCGTGGACGTGCTGATGCTCGGCTTCGCGCCCGGCCATGCCTATATCGGCGAGTTCGACGGGCGCCTCGCCATAGCGCGCCGCAGCACGCCACGCACCCTGGTGGCCAAGGGCAGCATCGGCGTGGCGAACCGGCAGAGCGTCATCTATCCCGCGGATTTGCCCGGGGGCTGGAACCTGATCGGTCGCACGCCGCTCGAGGTGTTCGACCTCGCCAGCGCCTCACCCTGCCTGCTGCAGGCCGGCGACCGGGTGCGTTTCGTCGCAATCGACGCCGAACAGTTCCAGGCTCTAGAGGTGCGCCCATGACGCTTCGTGTACTCAAGCCTGGTCTGGCCTGCACCTTTCAGGACCTGGGCCGCAGCGGGTATCAGCACCTTGGCGTGCCGGCCAACGGCGTGATGGACGAGAACGCCCACCGCCTGGCCAACCTGCTGGTGGGCAACGAGGCCGAGCAGGCCACCCTGGAAATCACCCTGCAGGGCCCGGAGCTGGTCTTTCAGTCCGGTACCGTGATTGCGCTGGCCGGGGCCGATCTGCGGGCGACACTGGATGGCCAACCCCTCGAGCCCCTGCGCGCCGTGCGTGTGCGCCCGGGCACCGTCCTGGCCTTCGGCAAGCGGGTCAGCGGCGCCCGGGCCTACCTAGCGGTGCGCGACGGTTATCGACTGCCGGCCATACTGGGCAGCACCAGCACCTATGGGCGTGGCGCCTATGGTGGGTTTGCCGGCCGGGCGTTGCGCCGTGACGATGTGATCGGCATCGCTTGCAACTTCGCCAATCCGCCGCGGGTGCTGCTACCCCGTGAAGCGGCCCTGCTGGGCTACGCGGATGGACCGATCCGCATCGTCGCCGGTCGCGAGTGGGGGCTTTTTCGGCCCGCCGCCCGGGCGCGTTTCCTGTCCACCGCCTACCGCATCGAAAACGATTCGGAGCGCATGGGCTATCGCCTCAAGGGCGAGCCCATCGAGTTGATCGAACCGGCCAACCTGCTGTCCGAGGCGGTCGCGTTCGGCACCATCCAGGTGCCGCCCAGTGGCCAGCCCATCGTGCTGATGGCCGATCGGCAGACCACTGGCGGCTACCCGAAAATCGCCAGCGTGATCAGCGTCGACCTGCCACGCCTGGCGCAGAAGCTGCCCGGTGACGAAGTCCGCTTCGAGCAGGTCAGCCTGGATCGGGCCCAGCAACTGAGCCTGGCGCGCAGCGCACTGTTCGCCGAACTGGAGGCCGCCCATGCAGGTTGATTTCAACAGTGACCTGGGCGAGAGCTTCGGGCTTTATTCGGCTGGCAGCGACGCCGAGGTACTGCCATACATCACCTCGGCGAACATCGCCTGTGGCTTTCACGCCGGCGATGCGCCGACCATGGGAGAGACCGTGGCCCGCCGGGGTACGCCCGGCGCGATGATCGACGACCCCGACGTCGCCACCATGCAGATATTGACGATGCTCCACGAGGGCAGGGTGCGCAGCCAGCAGGGCACCTGGGTGCCCGTGCGTGCGGACAGCGTCTGTATCCATGGCGATCAGCCCGGCGCGGCGCAGTTTGCCCGGGCGATTCGTCAGGCACTGGAGGAACAGGGCGTGCTGTTGCAGGCGCCCTGCACGAACACGCCATGACGCGGCCCGGTTAACAACAACAACGCCGCGTCAGTCACACCCCCACGCCCCCTGGAGACGGGCCGCGACACCCCTATCACTGCCGGGATTCACCAAGCCAATAAAAGCAAGAGGGCCGTGACCGCAGCCGCCGCGCTGCGTTACGGACGACAAGAAACAGCCAGCCCGACTGGCCAACACTGCCTCCATAAATCGACATAAAGGTGAGATATGTCTCGCGTGCTCAGTCCTGAATATTCGGGAACGGCTTCGGCCGCCCCGCAAAAAGCTTCCTCGGTCGCCAAACGTGCCGCCACCGCTTCGGCAACGGGTACCGCGGTCGAGTATTACGAATTCGGTGTGTACGGCTACATGGCCGTGATCATCGGCCCGCTGTTCTTCCCCGGTGACAACCCGACCGCTTCGTTGCTCGCCGCCCTGGCGGTGTTCGGCAGTTCGTTTCTGATCCGGCCGCTGGGCGGGGTGTTGCTCGGTCGCCTTGGCGACCGGATCGGCCGGCGCAAGGTGCTGCTCACCACGGTGATCGGCATGGGCATGGCGACGGCGACGATCGGCCTGCTGCCGACCGCGGCTCAGGTCGGCATCATCGCGCCGATCCTGCTGGTGCTGATGCGCCTGACCCAGGGGTTCTTCGCGGGTGCCGAAGTGATCGGTGCGGCGGCCTTCGTCGCCGAGTCCTCGCCGACCGGGCGACGCGGTTTCTTCGGCGCCTTCACCCCGGTTGGCGTGGCGCTGGGCGGCGGGCTGGCGGCCATCGTCTGCGCCACCACCACCGGCCTGCTCAGCGATGAACAGCTGCGTGAGTGGGGTTGGCGCGTGCCTTTCCTGCTGGCCATTCCACTGGTGCTGATCTCCTGCAAGATGCGGCATAACGTCGAGGAGACCCCCGAGTTCAAGGCGTTTCTCGAGAAGCAACAGCCACCCAAGGCGCCGATCAGGGAAGTGCTGAGCACGCAACTGGGCCCGGTGGGCCGGGTGATCCTGCTGACCTTCGGGCAGAACGCCGGTTACTGGATCGGCCTGGTGTTCATGAACGTCTACCTGACCACCTACCTGGGCTTCGACAAGTCCAAGGTATTCTGGGTGATCGCCTGCATCAGCCTGTGCATGGCGGCGATGATGCCGTTCTGGGGTGGGCTTTCCGACCGCCTGGGCCGTCGCAAGGTGCTGACCATCGGCTTCGTCGGCTACATCACCCTGGTCATCCCGATGATGCTGCTGATGGACAGCGGCTCGCTGTGGATCGCCGCCCTGGCCATGTTCATCGCCACGCTGCCGATGCCGATCATCCAGTCGGTGGGCTACCCGACCTACGCCGAGCAGTTCCCGACCCGGGTGCGCTACACGGCGATGGCGATCAGCTTCAATATCGGCGCGATCCTCGGCGGCGGCCTCACGCCCTATGTGGTGACCTGGATCATCGCCAGGACCGATTTCCTGCTGACCCCTGGCATCTTCATGGCCGGCGCGGCGTTCTGTGCACTGCTGGCGCTGCTGACCCTGCGCGAAACCGCCCACACGGAGCTGTCGCGATGACTCTGGACGCTGCCGCAGTACCGAGCACGCCGCACCGATTGCGCGAGCTGATCGCCCGTGGCGAGTGGGTACGCCCCACCTCGGGTGTGCTCGACGATTATCAGCAGGCCAACCTGGCGGTGGTGCCGCGTGCCCATGCCTACGACTTTCTGCTGTTCTGCACGCGCAACCCGAAGAGCTGCCCGCTGATCGCCGTTACCGAGCCGGGTAGCCCATTCGTCGATGGCCGCGATGGGCCCATCGACCTGCGCAGCATGCTGCCGCGTTACCGGGTCTGGAAGCAGGGCGTGCTGGTCGACGAACCCACCGACCTGAATGCCTATTGGCAGGACGACGCCGTGGGCTTTCTGCTCGGTTGCAGCCACACCTTCGATGCGCCGCTGCGCCGCGCCGGCATCCCGGTTTCCGGCGCGGCGCCGGCGGTGTACCGCACCACCTTGCCGTGCCGCGAGGCCGGCGGCCTGTCCGGACCGCTGGTGGTCAGCATGCGCCCGGTGCCGGCCAGCAAGGTGGCGCTGGCCGTGGAAGTGACGGCGCGCTACCCGACCGGCCACGGAGCGCCGGTGCACGTCGGTGACCCGGCCAGGCTGGGCATCGCCGACCTCACCACGCCGGACTTCGGTGTGCTGCCGCCCATGGACGCCGACAGCGTGCCGGTATTCTGGGCCTGCGGGGTGACGCCACAGCTGGTGCTGCCGGCGCTGGGCGCGCCCTATGTGTTTTCCCATTACCCCGGACACATGCTGGTGCTCGACTGGCGCGTCGACGAAATGGCGGCGCGGCTGAACTGAAACCGAGAGAGATCGAGGCGGACATTCAGCGCAGCGAAGCCCGATCCCGGCGTTCATACCTGGTGTGGAGTCATCCGCGATAGCGCCGCGGCCAAGCGCAGGCTGCGGCGCTATCGGCCTTCAATGCATGTCCGCCGCTACCGCAGCGCGGATCGCCTCGAGCAGCATCAGGCAGGCCGGGTTGTCGTTGTTGCTGCGCCAGGTCAGGTGCAGCTCGCTCTGGATGCCTGCGCCGAGGTCGATCTCGCGAAAGCTCACGTCCTTGAACACCACGTTGGTGGCGCAGCGCGGCACCAGGGCCAGGCCCATGCCGGCGTTGACCAGGGCCAGGATGGTCAGCGACGAGCCCAGCCACTGCACGTATTCCGGTGCCACACCCGCGGAGCGGAACATGCCGGTCAGCAGTTCGTTGAAGGGCGGGTAGGCGGCGTGGGAGTACATCAGGAAGGGCGCGCCATCCAGATCCCCGACGCCCACCTGGTCGGCGGCGGCCAGTGGATGGCCGCTGGGAATGGCCAGCACGAAGGGTTCGCGCACCAGGCACTCGTTCTCGTAGCCGGCCTGCAGCAGCGGCTGACGCACGATGCCCAGGTCGATGCGCCGGGTGCGCAGCGCCTCGTGCTGCTGGTGGGTGTTCATCTCGCTCAGGGAAATCTTAACCTGGGGCTGATTGAGACGCGCCTCGGCGATCACCCGGGGCAGGAATTCGTACACCGCACTGCCCACGAAGCTGATGCTCACCGAGCCGATATCGCCGGCTGCGAAGCGCCGCGCCGAGCTGGCGGCCTGGTGGGCGCGTTCCAGCAGGTTCTGGGCTTCGATGAAGAACGCCCGGCCGGCGGCGGTGAGCGCGACGCTGCGGGTGCTGCGGGTGAACAGCTCGACGCCCAGGCTGTGTTCGAGCAGCTGAATCTGCCGGCTCAGGGGCGGCTGGGTCATGTTCAGCCGTTCGGCGGCGCGGCGAAAGTTGAGTTCGGTGGCGACGGTGGTGAAGCAGCGTAGCTGGGCGAGTTCGAACATTGATCTAATCCGGGTATCAATCGAATGCCAAACTAGATTAGACGGGATCAATGCCCGCGTACATGATCGGCGTATCCCACAAAAACAATGATCGGGAGTTGCCCCAATTGAATAACGTCCAAGGTTCAGCCGACCCGCAGGTTGTCGCCCGCGCGGTCTCGAAAGTGAAACGCCACGTATTGCCGCTGTTCGTGGTCATGTTCATCGTCAACTACATCGACCGGGTGAACATCGGCTTCGTGCGCAGCCACCTGGAAACCGACCTGGGTATCGGCGCCGCCGCCTATGGCTTGGGTGCCGGCCTGTTCTTCATCGGCTACGCGCTGTTCGAAGTGCCCTCGAACATGCTGCTGCAGCGCTACGGCGCCAAGGTGTGGCTGACCCGCATCATGTTCACCTGGGGCATCGTCGCCACCGCGATGGCCTTCGTGCCCAACGAAACCTGGTTCTACATCCTGCGCTTCTTGCTCGGCGTCGCGGAGGCCGGGTTCTTCCCGGGCGTGGTGTACTACTTCACCAAGTGGCTGCCGGCCGGCGAGCGTGGCAAGGCCATGGCCATCTTCCTCAGCGGCTCGGCGATCGCCTCGATCATCTCCGGGCCGCTGTCGGGTGCACTGCTGCAGATCGACGGCCTGGGCATGAAGGGCTGGCAGTGGATGTTCTTCATCGAGGGCATGTTCTCGGTGGTGCTGTGCGGCTTCGTGTGGTTCTGGCTGGACTCGCTGCCCAAGGACGCCAAGTGGCTGACCCGCGAGGAAAGCCAGGCACTGACCGACTGCATCGACGAAGAGCAGCGCCAGCGCCAACTGGCGGCGGGGGAGACCGGCGCGGTCAAGCACTCGGCCTTCAAGCTGCTGCGTG harbors:
- a CDS encoding LysR substrate-binding domain-containing protein; translation: MFELAQLRCFTTVATELNFRRAAERLNMTQPPLSRQIQLLEHSLGVELFTRSTRSVALTAAGRAFFIEAQNLLERAHQAASSARRFAAGDIGSVSISFVGSAVYEFLPRVIAEARLNQPQVKISLSEMNTHQQHEALRTRRIDLGIVRQPLLQAGYENECLVREPFVLAIPSGHPLAAADQVGVGDLDGAPFLMYSHAAYPPFNELLTGMFRSAGVAPEYVQWLGSSLTILALVNAGMGLALVPRCATNVVFKDVSFREIDLGAGIQSELHLTWRSNNDNPACLMLLEAIRAAVAADMH
- a CDS encoding MFS transporter; amino-acid sequence: MIGVSHKNNDRELPQLNNVQGSADPQVVARAVSKVKRHVLPLFVVMFIVNYIDRVNIGFVRSHLETDLGIGAAAYGLGAGLFFIGYALFEVPSNMLLQRYGAKVWLTRIMFTWGIVATAMAFVPNETWFYILRFLLGVAEAGFFPGVVYYFTKWLPAGERGKAMAIFLSGSAIASIISGPLSGALLQIDGLGMKGWQWMFFIEGMFSVVLCGFVWFWLDSLPKDAKWLTREESQALTDCIDEEQRQRQLAAGETGAVKHSAFKLLRDPQIMLFCFLYFSISLTIYGCTFWLPSIIRSMGGLGDFEIGLFNSIPWIISVVAMYAFAALASRYKWQQAWASAAFIIAAFGLFMSTTGGPVFSFVAICFAAIGFKAASSLFWPIPQAYLDARIAAAVIALINSVGSLGGFVAPATFGYLEQHTGSIEGGLIGLAVVSLVAGILVFMTRTSKGAKGNGNGVSPKPAVTPA